GCAGCCTTGTCTGAATCCTTTTTTCTATGTTGGAATTTGCAGCTCACCACGGGCAACAGGAACTATAGCAGGATAATTCAACTAAATCCACTCTGGTTTTTCCACTCTCTGTCCCACCAGTAAATGCTGGTGCTGAttccctgtgtttctctctccaactctctctTCCTGCAGGGGTTGACTGATTCCGGTGAATTCTCTCTCGCCTTGCTGCTCTTTCCTGGGTTCCTGTTTCTAATAGCGACAGTAAACAAGCTGCTATTGCCTGGGGCATTGCAGAGTTCTCCAGTTCGAACAACTGGCTCGCCAAAGCTGAAGAAATCCCGCTGAATTGGGGagggtttacagagagagagagagagagagaaatcacagCTGCCCATTCGCCGAGGGAAGCTGTTAGTGAAGGGGAGATGGGGAGCAAGGAGCTGCAGTTCAGCCGAACCACTTCGGCGGGTTACCGGCTGGCAGAAAAACCCAACGCTGGGACCCTCCCTGGCTACGGTAAAGCAGCGGCAGGCAACCGATCCCAGAGCAAGGACCCTTACCTGGGCACAGTGCAGCAAGACCAAGTGTGGAGAGAGTTCCTCAGAGCTGAATGGCAGGGACTCAGACAATGGTGAGCTCACTTCTCTGCTCAACACCCACCTTGCACCTttaaccagaaaaaaaaaatctattttacaAAGAAATCACCAACGCTTTCTTACTCCAGGGCAGAACCGTTGTGCTTTACTTGTCTTTCTTTAACTCCCACAACTTCTTTTCCAACAGTTACTCTCAGCACAAACGGTGAaactctggttcccagcatctgcagtcattgcttttacctcgttgattttacaAACGCCAATACATTCTGGGCAGACTTAAGGCAGTCTTTCACCAAGTCCTTCAGCAGCTTAGTTGGATAAGGTAATGATTCTGAAAGGGTTGATGGTGAAGCATGCATTAAGCTCTCTGATGATCTCTGAAGGACTTGGGCAGGGAGCAGTAGAAGCGACTTTAGCTAACTAATAGCTAAACCTGCTATTAGGTCTCCTCAGTCTTACAATGTCATAGGAATGTAACCTATACCTGATTGCTTTTATGCAGTAAACTACATATTGGTTAAGATAGGAGCCTCTTCTCACTTGTGATTTGGAGACCCTAGTGTTGAATTGGGGTGtacgaggttaaaaatcacacaacaccaggttatagtccaacaggtttaattggaagcactagctttcggagcgccgctccttcatcaggtggttgtggagagtaagactgtaagacacagaatttatagcaaaagtttatagtgtgatgtaactgaaattataaatgagaaaatacccaggaaaaaaaaaccttcttatTTGACTAGTGTGTTTTTGTGCCATATTGGAAAAAGCAGCCCGTGTAAGTACCAGACTAAAAACAAGATGGTGGTAGCCAATTCACTTTATGGTGACCCAGAATCTGACCAGGTCATGATGCTAGTagcaacaaaagcagaaagtactggtgaagctgagcaggtctggctgGGGTTCTGAGGAAGTGCCATAtcagatttgaaatattaattctgttttctcctcacggatgctgccagacctgctgagtttctccagcactttgtttttatttcggaTTTCTAGCGTCTGCAAGATTTTGCTTGTGGTGGTCATCTGAGGATTCTATTTAGTTGCAAGAATTGTGCATCCCTGGGAACAGCCTGGAGAGCAGAGAGTCTTGCACCATGGAGCTGCTTGGCACAAACCCCCAACTAGACTTGCTGCATCTCTTTCCAAACCTTCATTGTAAAGCCCAATTCCAGGAGAGGAGGGGAATAATCTCATCTCCTATCACAGCATCCTCAAGGGCAACATGGAGAGGAGGTGAAACTCTATGCCTGTTGGCACAGTCACCCTTTCTCAATACCTGCCAAATCATGGTGCTTTCTAAAGTCTGTACCGTTCTGTTACTTTACATATAGGATGGTGTCTCAGCATTCTCAtagatatttattttgtttctctgAGCATTGTAATTCTTATTCGCTTAATACACAACTTAATTCCATTGTGGAATGGGTATTAAGTAGTGTATTCATGAAGGACTAATTCACTTGGATAACGACATCAATTCTATTTGTGCTGTTGTTACTTGATATTCACTTTATTGTGAATTTGTGTGGTGTGTGCCTCTGACTACAAAATGAAATTGGTCCTGTTATTGTACCAGTGCAAGAGATTCTGATGGTTTGCTAATTACAGGTCTGAAGCAACATACATAATCTTGTGGTGTTACTGCAAACTAATCTCTTTGCCTATATAAGTTCTGTCTTCCCTTACTTACTGTTGTTTGGATATGATTGACCTGAACTTCAAATTACCTTTCGATTCTCATGCAGTCCTAAGGAAATTGGCTTTCTCTAGAAACATATATGTATACAACAAATTATAATGGCACCTTCCTTTTCCCATATTCCCCACTGCATTAAGAATTTGTCCTTTGTCTTACCAGGGAAAAGAACTGGAGTTTTCTGAAAGATTATGATGACAAGGTAAGTATTGCAATTAATATGAAAAGGctacatttcaaaatattttcctGTAAAGATACATTTGGTATAATTTATATTTGCATTTGATGACATTTTCTCAGTCTTGAGAATGCATTGTTTGTTCGTGCTACATAATAAAACGGTTCTGTCATTATGTTGCTATATCTATGTGGTGCTTTCATCTAGATGTGGAACTCAGTATTAATTTCAAACAAATTTTCTGCCAAAGTTGCTTAGATGTGCCAAAATGAATCGAAAACCTAATTTTTAAGATTGCGAGAAACGTAAAGAAAAAGGGACTTCGGAAATTGCTAACATTTTTGTCGTGAAAATAAATACTGCAAAATTGATCCTAATGCACTTTTACATTCCAAGAATACAGCTGTGCTGCTTAGATAAGGAGATGGCATTAACAGATTTTACTTGGTTCCAAATGGTTTAGGTCAGCTTTCTATTTTTTCAGCACACTTTTTCTGTTTTCATGTATCAAAGTATTATTGGATACATGGAGTGTTTAAATTCCCAACCCTAGTTTAGAAACCCTGCACCATTTTCATTACTATTACATGAATTATTTTAGACATCATGCCAAGTATCCTGTTGCTACTGGGCCGTGAAATAGTTGCAAGAGTAACAACCTGTACTCGTTATTTAAATATTCATTTCCTTTCACTTTAATTCTGCGGCTCTAGTTTAGCAACAAAAAAAGCAACTTTCTAAATGATTTAAGGACGATAGAATTGTTTTAAGAGGTGGATTTAAGAAATGTGTTAAATGCCTGCTGTGTCAAAATATCAGTGAGAAAGTAATGTTTCATAATTTGGTTTATTTTTTGCCAATGGATGTCTCCAGTTCCAAGACCACAGAAGCTGAATTTACAGCAGAACTTTgtaggtggacagtgagagaatGATTGTACTCCAGAAAACGAGTCACTGCAGTCTTAAAATTTGCCATCTCTGTTGCTTTGCTGCAAAGGGAGTTTCATGGCCCACCATTACAGTGTCCAAGAAGAATATGTCTTATAGTTTCTGCCAGGTCTTTCTCACAATTTTAACTTGTCCATCTCTTCTTTGATCAACTCGATTGTAGCATCTGCCCTTCTGAATCTACCTCTCAATTTTCAACAAGTATATTATAGTCTCATGTTCTTCCCTGCATTGAAATTAACAGCTGTCATAAAGTACATGTGACTTACTGTTTTTCAATGCATACTTCTTCTGCACCAGTACAGACATTAGAACTTGGGAAGCATAGAGGGTGAGTAATAGGGATCTTCTCATACTGAGAGATACTGCACTTCAGCAGCGGTAGGTAGGGGTGACAGCAGTAATACTGAAAATGACTCATGAAAGGATGCTGTCCTCTTCTTGCTCAACTTGGGGAGGTGACAGCCTAGTGGTATCATCACTGGTCTGTTAATCCAGatacccaggtaatgttttggggaccagGATTCGAAACCTGCCAGGTCAGGACAGAACATGAAATCAATAGCAATCTGGAAAGAATCTATCGATGACCAtcaaaccattgctgattgtcaggaaaaacccatgtAGTTCACTaactttttgaggaggtaacgaagattgagggaaaagcagttgatattgtctacgtggacttcagtaaagcttttgtcCAGGTCCCTCCTGGCAAACTGGTATAAAAGCTGAAGTTACGTGGTATCAAAAGAaggctggcaagatggatacagaagcTAGCTAAGTCAAAGAGACAGAGgggagcagtggaaggatgcttctcAGAATGGAGGGTagtgactagtgatgttccacaCAAGGATCTCTTGCTGTTCTCTTGCTGGGACCTCTTGCTGTtcgtgatctacataaatgattttggaggaaaatgtagctggtctaattagtaagtttgcagatgatacaaagattggtggagttatggatagtgaggaggattgtcagaggatacagcaggatatggatCAGTTGGAAGCATGAGTAGAAAAATGGCAGAcaaagtttaatctggacaagtgggaagtgatgcattttggaaggtcaagtacaggtggaaattatacaatgaatggcagaaccatttggagtattgatatgcagagggatctgggtgtgcaggtccacagatcattgaaggtggcagtatGGTAGTAAAAATGCcttagggcattgagtataaagatAGACAATTTATGTTGCAGCTTGCTGGgtctttagttaggccacacttgaaatGTTGTCTACAATtctagtcaccacactaccagaaggatgtcgATGCTTTgaaggtacagaaaaggtttaccaggatgttgcctggtattgaagATTTTAGCGACGAAGgaagtttggatagactgggtttgttttcactagaatacAGGAGATTGAGGTTTGTAAGATTCTGAATGgcgtggtgagagtggaaagtatgaggttttTTTCGCTAGagtggagggatcaattactaggggacacaggttcaaggtgtgagtGGGCAAGTGTAAAAGATATGTGCGAGGCATGTTTTTCaacacactgccagaggtggCGGTGGAGATAcattagcagcattcaagaagcacctagaGGAATACATGAATGAAAAGGGAATAGCGAGATATGCACCCTAGATgcaaagacagttttagtatggaagggcaaaatgtggtgCCAAAACATTTAGCACTTGGAGAAATCTGTGTTGCCAAGATGAGAAGTGTTCTGTCTAATGGCATTACTTAAACTGAGGTGGTGTGACCAATAGATGTATCATGTTGTCATGGTTTCTCAAGGCCTTGAAAATACCCAGCATCCCTTTAAATCAGTGGCAATGGTGAGCTGCAGTTCATTGTGAGTGAGAATGGAACTGCATTCTTGAGGTCTGTATCCCAATCACCTTTCATAAAGAAAAGTGGCATGGGATGAAATTTTGAGTGAATTTGAAAAGGTAGAAATTATTGTTTCTGAGATGCATAAATGTTAATTAAATCTGTGCAGAACTACTTAGAGATTGGAATATGCTCAAATGAACAGATCCTTGAACATGAATAAATATACTTGGATTTAGCTCggtgttttcttttttttccatGTTAGTACAATGCATTTACTGCATGCCTTTTCAAGTAATAGTTTTTAACTTCATTTTCATCATTTTCTTTCTCCAGGGAAGACTAAAGGTGAGGGAACCACTACCAGAATACATTCCTGTGTTCTCTGACAAAGTTCCAAATACCACAAATCAGACATTTGGCAGTAGAATAGACTCCCAGCTTGGCCAGACAATATTAAGGATGGACTTTGGGCTTCAGAAAGAGAACCGAAAGAAAAAACTGGATAATGAGCTTGTCCTAAGTTAAAtgaatgaaagttttttttaaatcatgaaaTTGATATTTGTTCAGGGAAAAATTTAACTGATCCTGTTAAAATAGACAAATTAAAGACTTGGGCCCCAAGTTAATATTTTGGGGCCTAAGAGGGGGATGTGTTCAGGTTGGGGAGGTATGTCTGGGGGAGTTTGCAACTTTAAAGTCAAGGAATCCAAAGCAATTCTTCAGATTGTGCTGGCATTGACAGTAGGACCCCACTCAGACAGGATGAAAGGCTGGGTAAGCTGTCCAGTGAGACCAGGCCACAGCCACAGGGCAACGGAGCAAATGGGTCAGGGATCAGTTGgcagtgggtgggggagggggtgctaACAACATCATGGCTTGGGTTTATTCCAGCAttgggactttttaaaaaatctggtgAGGAGGGACAGCCAGGGCAGTGTAGGCAATGACATTGAGGGCAGGGGGTGGTGAAGATAAGGGCTGGTGAGAAGGAACAGAGCCATGAGGTGGATCAAAGGCATTCGGGGTGTTGCAAGCACGCAGGGACTGGAGACCTCAATGTTGCTGAGAGCTGGATGGGAGATTAGAAGCATCTTGAAGAAATTAATTTCAATCTTTGAATTTAATTCCTTTCATATTTTGCCCCTTACCACCTATACTATTTTCAACCTGTACAAATTCTTCTTCCCCAAAGCGCTCTGTGCCTTTGAACGTAGCCTGTTGTGTACCCTACCTTTTCACACTATTATTGGTGATTGTGCCTTTGATGTCTGGATCCTGGGTTTAAATTCATCCCAAATGGCATGGTTTAACAGGTACAATCCAGGTTTAACAGTCTTAAATCATGATGAATTAATTAGCTCCTAATTAGTACTGACAGTGTCACTCCGAGGCATTGAAAGATGACTACTATGTGAAATCCGAAAATAACCTCACAAAGCTGTGCTCTTTTTAGATTTCACCCATTATCAAGTGAAATGAATTTTACTCGGTTACACCGAATCTGGGAAATGAACACAGAGTATTAGAAAATGATTCCCAGTCCTAACATTTTCCAACTTGAGTGCACAATAATGCCAGAATCTGTGACCCTTCAAACAATTGTTGTTTCTTTGGAAAGCCATCAGCCAAGAGTCTGTCAGACATTCCCCCACAGCATTGAGCAACAACTCGACTATTGCAttccctcacccacctgcaatgACCATTGATGACCTGGCCTTGGTCTACCCTGCATCTGAGTCTTGATGTATCTGCCTATTACAAATGCTAGCACAAGACTTGTGACCAATACCAGGAAATCCAACTGCTTCCTGAGCCAAAGCAAAGCTGACAGCAACAAATGAAGAACTGAGTGATCTGGGTTGGCTACTTTCTGACAGCCTTTTTGGAACTGAATGATGGGCCATCTTTAACAATATTTTATACTTGTTTGGGAGATGGAAATGCTTTCTTTTTACTGCTACATAATGGTTTTCCTGTGAGCATTTCTGCATTATTGTGTTGCTGTCACACTAATCTGAAGTAGTTTATGCTGGAAATCTCCAACAACTATCATCTTTCCCTGTAATGAATCCAAAAGTCCAATTTTGCAAATGTATTAAATAATTCCTTTGCTTTTATCATTTTATTGAAAACCTATTTGGCAAGTGTGCCTATATAATTTCTGTAGTGTTCTTAGAAAAATTTATTGAATCTTGGATGTGATTGATGTCCGAGAAAAAGCTTAGACCATGTTTGTTTTCCCTGTTGCTAAAAACTGTAAAGTCTTTTTGTCTTTATTCAGAAGTGAAGCCCTTGGGTTGAATGCTGATATTTTATTCATgacatggaggtgccagtgttagactggggtggacaatgtcagaaggcacatgacaccaggttattgtccaacaggtttgtttgaaatcaccagctttcagagcactgctccttcgtcaagtcAAATCAAGTCAcctcacctgacgaaggagcagtgctctgaaagctggtgatttcaaataaacctgttggacaataacttgGTGTTCAGTGACTTCTGATGTTTTATTCAATTGTTTACAGAAACAGTAGATGGCGCTCTTTGCTCAGAAGCAGTGTAGCAATGTTCCATTGACAAAACAAATGGTTCTCAACTTGAGTTAGAAATATTTTAATAACATTTTACTTGTCAAAACTCTGTACTTTACACTCTCAAAGGAGTGGAATTTATGTagtctgattttgttttttgttctgaATAAAGGCCTCATTGTAGCCAGAAGGGGTGTACGGTCCAGCTGCTTTAGActggctggaaggtgggagggatggatgGGTTGCTGCGTTGCCAGGGGTGTCTGTGATATATGCAGTGTTTTATTGTTCGGTTTATCGGACTGTTTGTATGTGATTGTTCCTAATGTTTCCTTTTTCGATGTGGtaaggtgggatttgaggttcctccTCTTTTCCCTGTGAACTGGTTGTATGGTGGGTCTGGCTTTGCTGCCCCTTTCccagtaaattgctgtttcttgtaaaactgctgttcattgttaacttgtaatttgtactggttaataaaataaataaaagtaaagGCCTTTATTCTGACATAAAAGCAGTGGTACTTTCACTTCCCTCATGTCAACATTGCAGGACTGTGTGTTGAAATTGACTATAGGTTTTAGAGTTTCCCCTGCTATCTGAAAGTAGAGCATTCCTATGAACCCTTTCATAACTCAAAATGATGTAAAGTGGAGAAGCAAATACTATTAACTTATATGGGGAAAAATGTTTGTGTTCCCAGACCCCAAAAAATAACCTACCACATACTACACAAAACTTCAAATAACACCAATGTACTGTAAAAGCAGGAATGATATGATAAGTAGAGCCGATATAAAGTAGAAATAATGTATGTGGGGGATACATGTAACTTACATTGATGATGTAATCACACATTGTTTGGATTAACTGTTGAACTCCTTCAAACGCACCAGAATTGGGAAGACAGTGAGCACGCTGGAAGGCtgagtggtggtggtgatggtaatGATGGTATGTTAGGCTTAGTCATTGGAGATTGGGGTGGTGGGAGGTACAGGAGCCTTGGGGTgttggagagagaggaagagggtcaCCTACTAACAGTTTCAGGGAAGGCACTTGGTGGTGCCACTCTCGCAGTGTGCGCTTTTTCGTAAATTAATTAACTGTTGTACTCCTTCCAATGTAGTTTTTTTGTATGGATTGGTATATGAAAAGAAGTATAGAAGGAAAACACACTGAACCAATCACAATTAAAGTTTACAAGCAATAAAGTGTTTCTGAATTTTAGTTGCTGCTGTAGTATAAGGAAAACATGTCAATCTGTTTGTATAGTGCAATGTTCCAGAAACAGCAAAGTAATATTAGCCAAATAATCTGTTTAAATCTGAAAAGATAAATATTCGTCAGAAGACAGGAAGTGCTCAGTATGACATTGAAATACAATAACACAGTACTAGACTTGAGCCGCCAGGCTTTCTGTAGTCATGTGACCTTAACCACAAGACAATTATGAAGAGCCATCTTGCAACCAGTTCAATGAAGGATGTAGTACAGACAATGTGGTACTGGATTGAATTCAGAACATAGTGTCAATTTGCAGTTGAGACTGAATATTGAAGAGCTATATAAAGGCACAACGACCAATGGAGAGATACATAAATGTTCAAAGCTGCCACTGAAAAGGAACAAAGAAGCAAGCCAGAGCTGAAACTGGGCTGAATATAATGGCAGCAATTTACTCTCTCCCAGCTGAAAGGAAAGGTGATGTTAAACAGAACTGGCAGTTCTTTTTTTCCATCCCCAATGGCAAAGTTACAAAATTGTGACAGATCTATTTAAAGAACAAGAGTAATTATGCATAGCTGCAGAAGTATTACTGCTGGGAAGAGACTGATTCAAAATGGATTCAACCATACATCTCCTGAAAGAACAAAAAACAGACAGCATAGATTTTATAGACTTGAAGACTTTGAACGACAAGTAAATGTAACTTATAAAGTGTTAATGTTCAATATTAGGACCTAAAGTGAAAAGGAATTTTAGATCAATACGTGTCTTTATTATCATGTGAATTTGCTCAACGTAACAATATTCCAATTAAATACAGGATAGTATTAGGCATCAATGATGCCTCAGTATGAGCACATAAACTGAGAGGTGAGGAATTTACTCTCAGGAAAGTGATGATCAGATTCAGAAGCTTTGAGTTTATCAATTAGTGGCTAGGACATTTTAATGGCAGAGCTGATCAGGTCTTGCATTATGCTGACAGATACTTCAGATACAAAGGACCAGATGGAAATACTGAAGAGATCATGCAAAAGCAAAGCATAGGGAAAGCCGTCCGTTTATACTGGAAGCaagtggcggcatggtggctcagtggttagtactgctgcctcacagcaccaaagtcccaggtttgattctagccttgggcgactgtctgtgtggagtttgcacgttctccctgtgtctgcgtgggtttcctctgggttctcctgttttctcccacgatccaaagatgtgcaggtcaggtgaattggccatgctaacttacccatagtgttaggtaatgggtctgggtgggttactctttggagagtcgatgtggacttgttgggccgaagggcctgtttccacactgtagggaatctaatcttccgTACAAGTGTACAGCCAGGAGAGAGTACAAGCAGGTTCAGATGGCCACAGGAGAGATA
Above is a genomic segment from Hemiscyllium ocellatum isolate sHemOce1 chromosome 3, sHemOce1.pat.X.cur, whole genome shotgun sequence containing:
- the c3h2orf50 gene encoding uncharacterized protein C2orf50 homolog; protein product: MGSKELQFSRTTSAGYRLAEKPNAGTLPGYGKAAAGNRSQSKDPYLGTVQQDQVWREFLRAEWQGLRQWEKNWSFLKDYDDKGRLKVREPLPEYIPVFSDKVPNTTNQTFGSRIDSQLGQTILRMDFGLQKENRKKKLDNELVLS